ATTTTGATGCTCACCGCATTAGATAGTAGAGATGACCAGTTAAAAGGTTTTAAATATGGTGCGGATGATTATCTAACGAAACCATTTGACCTCGATATTTTACATGCACGAATGGAGGCTCTGTTAAGACGCTATAAAGGAAAGGTCTCAAGCAGCAAGCTTATATTTGGTGAAATTACTATTGATCAAAAAACTCGTCGTGCTTACCGTCGAGACAAACTTTTGGCACTCAATCCAACTACCTATACCATTTTAGAACTGCTCTGTTTAAAAGCACCGGATGTCGTGACACGTAACCAGATTGCTTATCAACTTTGGCAGGAAGATGAACCGAATAACGATGTTTTGCGTAGCCATATTTATCAGCTTAGAAATCAGTTAGACAAACCATTTGAATCT
This portion of the Vibrio sp. VB16 genome encodes:
- a CDS encoding response regulator transcription factor — its product is MKRVLLVEDNREIAGMLFDYFESMNMELDYADNGALGLKLALENDFDIILLDLMLPRMDGLAVCNKLRESGKNTPILMLTALDSRDDQLKGFKYGADDYLTKPFDLDILHARMEALLRRYKGKVSSSKLIFGEITIDQKTRRAYRRDKLLALNPTTYTILELLCLKAPDVVTRNQIAYQLWQEDEPNNDVLRSHIYQLRNQLDKPFESALLITIPKIGFRLESGE